GCAATGTTAAATGAGAACAGGATATCGAGCAGAAATGCCGGCATGGGCAGCACTATCATCGCCAGGGCCGCAAGCACCAATGCCGGGGTGCCTAAGCCCTGCAGGTTTGCCGGTTTCATTTTTTTGATTTGACCCAGTTGGCCCATGACATCCATCAGACGCTACCCAAAATTGACACTTTGGGCCTACAAAGCAAATTCCAAGCCAAATTACGGAGCATCGCGATTCGCAATGACAGCCAATCTGCTAATCGCTCAGTATTTGAGCTCGTCCGGGATGGGTTGATTGAGGGGGATGGGCGTTGGCTTTCGGCCACGACCTTTACGGTATTGTCGCAGCTGGAACACATAGGCAAGTACCTGAGCCACTGCGGTAAAGAGACCTTCGGGGACCTGCTGATTAAGCTTGGTGGTATGGTAAATGGCCCGTGCCAGTGGCGGCGCTGAGACGATGGCGATGTCGTATTCACGGGCGATTTCGCGAATTTTAAAGGCCACGGAATCTACCCCCTTGGCCAGTACAAAGGGCGCTGGAGAACGTTTTGCATCGTATTTCAGGGCAACGGCAAAGTGTTCTGGGTTAACCACTATCACGTCGGCCTTGGGCACCTCCGCCATCATGCGGCGCATGGCAATTTCCCGTTGCATTTGGCGGATACGGCCTTTCACTTCGGGCTTGCCTTCGGTGTCCTTATACTCATCTTTGACCTCTTGCTTGGTCATTTTGAGCTGTTTTTTGTGGTTCCAAACCTGAAATGGCACATCAATAACGGCGATGATAAGCATGGAACTGCACAGCAGCAGAAACATCCAGGTGAGCAAATCCAGGGCATGGAACACATTCGAAGGTAAATGTTCGGCAGAGATCTGAATAATTTCCGGAAAGTAGAACGACAACAGAAAGTACGCCGCCACCGCTACCACCGAAAACTTGGCCAGCCCCTTACCCAGCTCCATCAGCGCCTGCACACCAAACATGCGCTTAAAGCCCGCCAGTGGGCTCATTTTGCTGGCCTTGGGCAGCACTCCGTTACTGGAGAAAATAATGCCGCCCAGCACTATGTTACCGGCAAAGGCCAGTGCGGCCAGCACCAGCACCAACCCCAGCACAGGCAATACCAGCTCTTTGGCAATGGGAACCCAGATGTTAAGCATGCTGTTGGTATCAAACACCTGCTCACGACTTTGCACCATGGTCATCGTCATCACATTGTGCATTGCCTTGCCGAGGCTCGGGCCCAACATCAGAAAGCCAACGGCGGCGGCAAGCAGCACGGCAGCCGTTCCCAGTTCTTTGGAGCGGGCGACCTGGCCTTTTTCTCTGGCCTGTTCAAGTCGCCTCCCCGTGGGCTCCTCTGTGCGTTCCTGACTGGTATCGTTTTCTGCCATGTCAGTTCACCCTGCATTGAATATGGGTAATGTCACACAGCAACACCTGCGCCGCTTCCCAAATCTCACCGAAGTGGGACATCACGGGTGCCAGGGTTAACCAGAGGATAAATAGGCCACTTATCATCACCACCGGAAAACCGATGGCAAAGATATTGAGCTGCGGCGCTGCCCGGGTCATGACCCCGAACGACAGATTAATCAGCAGCAGTGCCACTATCGCCGACAGCGACATGGTGAGCGCTGCACCGAACATGTAACTGCCCCAGAGAGCAAGGCTTTGATAGTTGGCAAGGGTGATGCCGGTCATGGATACCGGCAGGGTGTCAAAGCTCATCACCAACATGCGGATCATGGTCAGATGGCCATCGACGGCAAGAAAAATCAGGGTGGCGAGCAAGAGAAAGAAGTTACCCAGCACCGGCGTTTGCTGGCCAGAGCCCGGGTCCACCATGAAAGAGAAACCGAGACTCGTTTGCATACCTATGATTTGACCGGTCAGCACAAATATCTGCAGCATCATCAGGGCAACCAATCCCATGGCAACGCCAATGAGGATTTGCTGGGCACTGATAAAAACGGAGCTCAAGGCAAACAGCTCGCCCTCGGGCATGGGCGGCAACATGGGGCTCACCGCAAAAGTCACGGCAACAGACAGTAGCAATCGCGCCCGCAGCGGCGCTGTGTTGGCGCCAAACACGGGAATCACCATAAACATCGCGGAAATACGGAACAAGGGCCAGGTATAGGCCTTGATAGTCTCCATCAGAGTATCAAGGAGGACGTCCATCAACCTATTACCGAAGGAATGAGATTTACCATCTCCAGAAAGAAGTCCATCATGGTTCTCACCAGCCAGTGCCCCGCCATCATCAGCGCCAGCAACGTCACGAGCAAACGCGGCAAAAAACTCAGGGTTTGTTCGTTGATGGAGGTCGCCGCCTGAAACACCGCCACAATCAAGCCGACGATGAGCCCTGGCACAATGATCACGGCCACCATCAGTACTATCACCGCCAGTGCTTCGCGGAAAATATCAATCAGGGCTTCTGGAGTCATAGGCGTCAGGTACCAAAGCTGTTGGCCAAAGTGCCCATGACCAGGCTCCAGCCATCCACCAGCACAAACAACATGATTTTAAAGGGCAATGACACAATCATAGGCGACAGCATCATCATCCCCATTGCCATCAGGATACTGGCGACCACCAGGTCGATAACCAAAAAGGGCACAAACAGCATAAAACCAATCTGGAAAGCGGTTTTCAGCTCACTGGTAATAAAGGCGGGAATAAGCACTGTCATTGGCGCTTCTTCGGGGGATTTGACATTGTCATATCCGGCGATATTCACGAATGTTTCCAAGTCGGTGATGCGCACCTGCGACAACATAAAGGCTTTGAGCGGCTCTTTACCGCGCTCGAATGCCTGGTCGATGGGCAGCGCCTCTTCCATATAGGGTTTCACCCCCTGCTCATAAATTTTGTCAAACACGGGCGCCATGATGAAAAAGGTCATAAACAGGCTCAGGCCAATCAGAACCTGATTCGAGGGCGCCTGCTGCAAGCCGATGGCCTGACGCAGCAATGACAGCGTGACTATGATGCGGGTAAAGGAGGTAAGCATGATGACCATGGCGGGCAAAAAGCTCAGCGCCGTCATCAACATCAGGATTTGCAGGGTAACCGAGTACTGAGTGCCGCCATCCGGCGTGGTGGTGACCGTTACCGCCGGCAACACGCCATCGGCACCCAACGCCGGCAGCGCTACCATCCCCGGCAATACCCATAATAAAATCGTCAGGAAACGGGTCATTTTTGGCCGTCCTTAGCCATTTTGAGGCGACTGGCAAAGGAGTCCTGTGCAATAGTCAAAGGCTCATCCAGCTTATCTATCAGGGTTATCTGTGATGCAGTCACCCCAAGGAGATACTGCTTCTCCCCTACCTGGGCCAGCACCAGCTTTTCACGCTGACCAAGCGGGGTTACTGCCAGGGTTCGCACCACATTGCCGCCCGACGGCACCAGATTAAGCCTGCGCACCACATAAGCCAGCACAAAAATCACCGCGAGCACCAGAATCAGGCCGCCAATCATGCTGGCCAGGGTGGTGGCATAACCCGCAGAGCCGGCGACATCTGTGCCGGCAGAACCTGTGGATGCCAGTGAGAGTAGAGTTAAAGACACACAGGCTCCCTATTGTTTTACTTGAGCTTTTTGATGCGCTCGGTTTGACTTATCACGTCAGTGAGGCGAATACCAAACTTGTCGTTTACCACCACCACTTCACCATGGGCAATCAGGGTGCCGTTCACCATCACATCCAGCGGCTCACCGGCCACCCGGTCGAGTTCCACCACTGAGCCCTGATTGAGCTGCAGCAGATTGCGGATGCTGATATAACTGCGCCCCACCTCCATGGAGATGGTCACTGGAATATCCAAAATGGCATCCAGCTTGGCGGCCTCTTCGCTGCTTAAGGGTTTAGTCTCATCTTTGAGCTCTTCAAACTCGGCGGCCTTGGCTTCTTCCAGGGCCTGCTCGGCCATCGCTGCGGCCCAATCGTCTTCGGTATTCATCTCATATCACCTTAGAGGTCATTGATATCTCTGGCTTTGCCCTTTCGGGTCACCAATTGCAATTCGGTTTTCACTGTCTCAGGACGGGGGATCTTTTCACAGATCTTGAGTGCCAACTGTTCACGGGATTTACCCAGTTTGCAGCGGTAAGTGGGCAGCTCTTCAATCTTCATCAAAACATATTCAGGCAGCTCGACCGGGATCACATCGCCGGCCTGCATCTCCATCACGTCCCTCAGGCTTATCTGGTGCTCAACCACTGTGGCTTCAAAGCCCACTTCGACATCCATGATTTCATCTTTGAGCGCCTGAGACCAACGCATGTCGGTATCCTGCTTATCGCTCTGCACACCCGCATCAAGCAATTCACGGATTGGCTCAATCATGGAATAAGGCATGGTGATGTGGAAATCACCGCCACCGCCGTCCACTTCGATGTGGAAGGAGTTCACCACCACCACTTCTGTAGGACTCACGATATTCGCCATGGCCGGGTTCACTTCTGAGTCGAGGTAATCAAACTCAACATCCATCACCGGCGCCCAGGCGTCTTTATAATCTTCGAAGATGATTTTCAGCAGCAGCTGTACAATGCGCCGCTCTGTCGGGGTAAATTCGCGGCCTTCAATTTTGGCGTGAAAGCGGCCATCGCCACCAAAAAAGTTGTCCACCAAAATAAACACCAGCCGCGCTTCCATGGTGATAAGCGCAGTGCCTTTGAGCGGTTGAAACCGCACCATGTTCAGGCTGGTTGGAACAAACAGGGTATGAACGTATTCGCCAAACTTGAGCATCTGCACGCCGTTGATAGACACTTCAGCGGCGCGGCGCATCATATTGAACATGCTTATGCGCAAATGGCGGGCAAATCGCTCGTTAACGATTTCCAGCGTTGGCATCCGGCCACGAACGATTCTGTCCTGAGAAGAGAAGTCGTAGGAGCGCGCCGACGCGCCGGCCTCACTGACCTCTTCTTCTTCAACATCATCCACGCCGTGAAGAAGCGCATCAATTTCGTCTTGGCTAAGTAAATCCGTCACAATGTTGCCTTATTCATTTGATAGCAATAACGCCCGTGTTATTGCATCACAAAACCGGTAAAGAGCACCTTTTCAACCACTTTGCGACCGGTAACGGGCTGCAGGGTATTTTGCACATTCAGCAGCGCCAGCTGCCTGAGTTCATCCTTTCCCGCCTGGGTCGACAGCTTTTGCACATCACCACCGCTGAATGTGGTCAGCAAGGCATCTTCAATCAGGGGAATGTGTTTTTTGATAAGCACGTCATCATCGGCGCCGCGCACCATCAACTGCACCTTGATCTCCACCAAACGGCTGCGAGGTTGGCCGGGCAGGTTAAACAAAAAGGGCCTGGGCATCGCCACATAAAAAGCTTCACGTGAATTTGACTCGGCAGACGATGCCGCGCCCGCCGTTTCGGTTGTGGCCTCACTGGCGACAGGCTCAGGTTCGCTGCTGCCCAAAAATAACCAGGCGCCCACACCCAGCAGTGCGGCTACGGCGACACCAATGATGATAAAAATGCCTTTCTTACTTTTCTTGGCACTGGTTTCTTCCAGTTGTAGGGACTCTTCTTCTGCCATCTGGCTTATCCTTTTTGCTCAGCACCCGGGTGCATCAAGGCTCAATCAAGCCCAAAATAAACAAGTGTCTATAGGTTACCTGCTTAAGCGTAATAATCTATACCCGAGCTATAACTTGTTGTCTGATTTGCGCTTGATTGTAACTCTTCTGCTGGAAATTCATCCATGGTCACAAACTGGTTGCCTTCCGGGGCGTCCTGGCGTTCACGGCCGTCACCACGACGCTCATGGGATACCTGTCCATCGGTCAATTCCATGCCTTGCTGGGCAAGCAACTCTCTGAGTCTGGGCATTGCCTGCTCGACAACGTCTTTGGTTTGCTGGGCGGATACATGGAACTGTACCTGGGTTTCATTGCCCTGAACCTGGATGCGAACCATCATGGAGCCAAGCTCCGGCGGGTCAAGGCGTATTTCGGCCTGTTGTATGCCGTCCCTGACCATGGCGATAAGCTTGGTGTGCATGACAGGGGCAAATCGGGCAACCATGTCCGGCTGCGTCATGGGCCGCTCATGGGCCGTGCGAAGCGACATTGTCATGGGCTGTGCTTCGTGAATGCGGGCCTGATGCAAAGACGGTGCTTTCAGGTCGGAAACTGATTCGGTTGCCGCCAGGCTCTTGGTCTCTATGGCGGCCAAATCGGATTTATTGGCGACGGGCTCTGCAAGGCGGCCGATGGTCTCCAACGACTTAAGGGGCAGCTCTTCCCTGACTGAGGTACTTGCAGCCAAGCCCTCGTCATTGACAGGCTTTGAGGCATCTGATGCCTGGGACACAATCCCCGAAAAGTCCTTGGGACTTGCGCTTTCCGGGCCCTTGATGCCCAGAGTGTCAGCGGCAACTGTCGACGCCATTCCCCGGTCAACCGTTTGTCCGGCATCAGCCTTTGCCATATCAGCCTTTGCCGCATAAGCAATAGGAGCAGCGTCAGATTCTGCATCGCCACCCACACGAGCCATGGCCACCTCCAACCCTTTCGCCCCTGAAGGCGCACGGGTCGCAGCTTGAGTCAATGCCGCTGCAGCACCATTACCCGACTGAAGATTGGACTTGGCAACGTCTACAGCCGCATTATCAGACGGGCTCTTCAACGAAGCGTCCGTTGCCGATGGGGTATGTGCGGCTTGTGGCAGTGACTGCATAAAGAGGGCTAACTGCTCTTGGGCGTCAATATCTGATTCCAGCCCCTGAATGTCAGTCTGCAGCAGCTTTGCCAGTGCATCTTTCAGGGAGGGATTATCGGCCAATAAGCCAGTGAACGCGTCTTCATCCAGGGCGGTCAGCGCTGATGGGGTCAAACCGAGCTGTGAGGCTATTTGGTCACGCTCAGCATCATCGGCATTTTTCATCAGGGCACTGAAACGTAAAAAGAGCGCGTCAACCGCGATCGCCTGTTCGTTGTCGGCGATAACGCCATCGGTTGCCGCCTGCATTTCTGACGGTGCCGTTTCAAGCGGCAAGGCTTCGCCGCCTTTCACGGCAGCCTTATCGGCGGCAAATTGACGGGAAAAATGAATTTGGGCCAGCACGCTAGAAACCCCATCACCTGCAGCATCGGCAGTATCCGCTTCACCTTCTGCTGGAAACGAGGCATTACTTT
The window above is part of the Shewanella litorisediminis genome. Proteins encoded here:
- a CDS encoding flagellar hook-length control protein FliK, which codes for MQQILNVLFGAASGGAGSASPEPSSATADGADFESIITKTAAYEESAVKGLQLKGPRPDDQSNASFPAEGEADTADAAGDGVSSVLAQIHFSRQFAADKAAVKGGEALPLETAPSEMQAATDGVIADNEQAIAVDALFLRFSALMKNADDAERDQIASQLGLTPSALTALDEDAFTGLLADNPSLKDALAKLLQTDIQGLESDIDAQEQLALFMQSLPQAAHTPSATDASLKSPSDNAAVDVAKSNLQSGNGAAAALTQAATRAPSGAKGLEVAMARVGGDAESDAAPIAYAAKADMAKADAGQTVDRGMASTVAADTLGIKGPESASPKDFSGIVSQASDASKPVNDEGLAASTSVREELPLKSLETIGRLAEPVANKSDLAAIETKSLAATESVSDLKAPSLHQARIHEAQPMTMSLRTAHERPMTQPDMVARFAPVMHTKLIAMVRDGIQQAEIRLDPPELGSMMVRIQVQGNETQVQFHVSAQQTKDVVEQAMPRLRELLAQQGMELTDGQVSHERRGDGRERQDAPEGNQFVTMDEFPAEELQSSANQTTSYSSGIDYYA
- the fliO gene encoding flagellar biosynthetic protein FliO, which encodes MASTGSAGTDVAGSAGYATTLASMIGGLILVLAVIFVLAYVVRRLNLVPSGGNVVRTLAVTPLGQREKLVLAQVGEKQYLLGVTASQITLIDKLDEPLTIAQDSFASRLKMAKDGQK
- the fliN gene encoding flagellar motor switch protein FliN, which produces MNTEDDWAAAMAEQALEEAKAAEFEELKDETKPLSSEEAAKLDAILDIPVTISMEVGRSYISIRNLLQLNQGSVVELDRVAGEPLDVMVNGTLIAHGEVVVVNDKFGIRLTDVISQTERIKKLK
- the fliQ gene encoding flagellar biosynthesis protein FliQ, with product MTPEALIDIFREALAVIVLMVAVIIVPGLIVGLIVAVFQAATSINEQTLSFLPRLLVTLLALMMAGHWLVRTMMDFFLEMVNLIPSVIG
- the flhB gene encoding flagellar biosynthesis protein FlhB translates to MAENDTSQERTEEPTGRRLEQAREKGQVARSKELGTAAVLLAAAVGFLMLGPSLGKAMHNVMTMTMVQSREQVFDTNSMLNIWVPIAKELVLPVLGLVLVLAALAFAGNIVLGGIIFSSNGVLPKASKMSPLAGFKRMFGVQALMELGKGLAKFSVVAVAAYFLLSFYFPEIIQISAEHLPSNVFHALDLLTWMFLLLCSSMLIIAVIDVPFQVWNHKKQLKMTKQEVKDEYKDTEGKPEVKGRIRQMQREIAMRRMMAEVPKADVIVVNPEHFAVALKYDAKRSPAPFVLAKGVDSVAFKIREIAREYDIAIVSAPPLARAIYHTTKLNQQVPEGLFTAVAQVLAYVFQLRQYRKGRGRKPTPIPLNQPIPDELKY
- the fliM gene encoding flagellar motor switch protein FliM, which produces MTDLLSQDEIDALLHGVDDVEEEEVSEAGASARSYDFSSQDRIVRGRMPTLEIVNERFARHLRISMFNMMRRAAEVSINGVQMLKFGEYVHTLFVPTSLNMVRFQPLKGTALITMEARLVFILVDNFFGGDGRFHAKIEGREFTPTERRIVQLLLKIIFEDYKDAWAPVMDVEFDYLDSEVNPAMANIVSPTEVVVVNSFHIEVDGGGGDFHITMPYSMIEPIRELLDAGVQSDKQDTDMRWSQALKDEIMDVEVGFEATVVEHQISLRDVMEMQAGDVIPVELPEYVLMKIEELPTYRCKLGKSREQLALKICEKIPRPETVKTELQLVTRKGKARDINDL
- the fliR gene encoding flagellar biosynthetic protein FliR produces the protein MDVLLDTLMETIKAYTWPLFRISAMFMVIPVFGANTAPLRARLLLSVAVTFAVSPMLPPMPEGELFALSSVFISAQQILIGVAMGLVALMMLQIFVLTGQIIGMQTSLGFSFMVDPGSGQQTPVLGNFFLLLATLIFLAVDGHLTMIRMLVMSFDTLPVSMTGITLANYQSLALWGSYMFGAALTMSLSAIVALLLINLSFGVMTRAAPQLNIFAIGFPVVMISGLFILWLTLAPVMSHFGEIWEAAQVLLCDITHIQCRVN
- the fliL gene encoding flagellar basal body-associated protein FliL: MAEEESLQLEETSAKKSKKGIFIIIGVAVAALLGVGAWLFLGSSEPEPVASEATTETAGAASSAESNSREAFYVAMPRPFLFNLPGQPRSRLVEIKVQLMVRGADDDVLIKKHIPLIEDALLTTFSGGDVQKLSTQAGKDELRQLALLNVQNTLQPVTGRKVVEKVLFTGFVMQ
- the fliP gene encoding flagellar type III secretion system pore protein FliP (The bacterial flagellar biogenesis protein FliP forms a type III secretion system (T3SS)-type pore required for flagellar assembly.), which gives rise to MVALPALGADGVLPAVTVTTTPDGGTQYSVTLQILMLMTALSFLPAMVIMLTSFTRIIVTLSLLRQAIGLQQAPSNQVLIGLSLFMTFFIMAPVFDKIYEQGVKPYMEEALPIDQAFERGKEPLKAFMLSQVRITDLETFVNIAGYDNVKSPEEAPMTVLIPAFITSELKTAFQIGFMLFVPFLVIDLVVASILMAMGMMMLSPMIVSLPFKIMLFVLVDGWSLVMGTLANSFGT